TCCGTACTGCTCATCGCCTGGAATTTCCTTTATAACTCCAGCAACAGCGCGGCGAATTATTATTACCCTGTTCTCGTTTTTTGTCTGATACTGCCTATGGCGTTTAAGCTGGGGGCGGGGGTAAACATCAATATACTGGGCCTTTTAGCGGCAAGTTTTTCCTGCTGTTTTGTTGAGTATCATTGGCAGTATTCGTGGCTGGCAATATTCATCAGCGGCGGCCTGCTGGTTTATTATCTGATCAAAAAAGAGGAAAAATATTTTTCCGCGGCCTCGCTGTCATTCATCGCCTGGCAGATAGTTTATTTCAACGCGGCAGCGGTAAAGCGGGCGAATCTCTATTTTCTCATTCCTCTCACGGCGCTGTTTTTCTTCACATACAGGGATAAGCTTAAAAAAAATCTGTGCATCAATATCTTCAGCGCCATCCTGTGGTTCCACCTCATGTTATACCCGTATTCAAAGGTGTTCAATGATAAGTACGACGGCATTACGACATTAGTCATACAGTTATTTATCGGCGTCATCCTGTATCTGATAGGGATGCTGCATAGTGAGAGCAAAAAACATTTCGCGGACCTGTACAAAAGCATCGGTTTCGCGACCGCCGCCGGATGCGCGTATCTTTTATCTTTCAAGAAAATGCTGATACAGAACGCGGGTTTTGAGCATGGGTACTTTTTTATCGTCTGTTTAGCGCTGGTGGTCGCGGCATACCTTTTGCTGATCCGGAACCTGTATAAACACCCTGTCAGGACAAAAATTTTTAAGATGGAATTGATCTGCCTGGCCGCTCTTTTTTCGGGCAGTCTTTTCATATTGTTCTTTCCCGCGCTGGCGTCGGCCAACACAGTGATCATGAACACGATAATATTTTTGCTGGCGGTTATCAGCATATTTTACGGGATGGCTATCAGGAGTTCGGGGGTGTTCAATTCGGGCATTGGCATTTTTGTT
This sequence is a window from Candidatus Omnitrophota bacterium. Protein-coding genes within it:
- a CDS encoding DUF2157 domain-containing protein, encoding NTEQSGMIRQFYHLDNGQQKKKTDAVKIILIIGAIFLGVGVIFLVASNWRKIPAHIRTINLLLITIAALFAGYYFSYEKEGHPLLGKSLLFLASIFWGSSIILICQIYNIPSSDNWMIMLLWALPVLPVAYFFNNKYVFLLASVLLIAWNFLYNSSNSAANYYYPVLVFCLILPMAFKLGAGVNINILGLLAASFSCCFVEYHWQYSWLAIFISGGLLVYYLIKKEEKYFSAASLSFIAWQIVYFNAAAVKRANLYFLIPLTALFFFTYRDKLKKNLCINIFSAILWFHLMLYPYSKVFNDKYDGITTLVIQLFIGVILYLIGMLHSESKKHFADLYKSIGFATAAGCAYLLSFKKMLIQNAGFEHGYFFIVCLALVVAAYLLLIRNLYKHPVRTKIFKMELICLAALFSGSLFILFFPALASANTVIMNTIIFLLAVISIFYGMAIRSSGVFNSGIGIFVLLIITRYVDIFWELTEKSWFFIIAGLFMLIGGAYLEKRRKKVIEKWGAE